Proteins found in one Irregularibacter muris genomic segment:
- a CDS encoding D-sedoheptulose-7-phosphate isomerase: MKKYTEDILKEFTKNYPMMNDLQEDLEKLIKEVVNRIKLGGKILICGNGGSAADSEHIVGELVKEFYIKRPIEEKFKQKLQDLVPEQDAKHITESLQGGIPAISLVAQIGFLTAYGNDVSFDMAYAQQVYVYGQKNDVFIGLSTSGNAENVCNAAKIAKAKGLLVISLTGETGGKLKEFSDILLNAPAQETFMVQEYHLPLYHLICRSLEYEIFGEDICSY; this comes from the coding sequence TTGAAAAAATACACAGAAGATATTCTTAAAGAATTTACAAAAAATTATCCTATGATGAATGATCTTCAAGAAGACCTAGAAAAATTAATCAAAGAAGTAGTCAACCGGATAAAGCTTGGAGGGAAAATACTTATTTGCGGAAATGGAGGAAGTGCCGCAGATAGTGAACATATTGTAGGAGAACTTGTAAAGGAATTTTATATCAAAAGGCCTATAGAAGAAAAATTCAAACAAAAGCTTCAAGACTTGGTGCCAGAACAAGATGCAAAGCATATTACAGAAAGTCTTCAAGGGGGAATCCCTGCCATATCCTTGGTAGCTCAAATAGGTTTTTTGACAGCCTATGGCAATGATGTAAGCTTTGATATGGCTTATGCACAACAGGTTTATGTCTACGGACAGAAAAATGATGTCTTTATAGGACTCTCCACCTCTGGGAATGCAGAAAATGTATGTAATGCCGCGAAGATAGCAAAAGCCAAAGGTCTTTTGGTCATATCTCTTACGGGAGAAACAGGAGGTAAGCTTAAAGAGTTTAGTGATATTTTATTAAATGCTCCTGCTCAAGAGACTTTTATGGTGCAAGAATATCATCTTCCTTTGTACCATCTTATCTGTAGAAGCTTGGAATATGAAATCTTTGGTGAAGATATATGTTCGTACTAG
- a CDS encoding ABC transporter substrate-binding protein, translated as MKKKLFAMALILALIFAAVGCSNGTGANSDGNEGSEGNKGDKYQVYLITMDQMDQHWVTVDEGAKKAADELGNVDYKWLAPDVKDDAKQIESINNAIAGGAQAILLAANGPDAVTAALKEAENEGIKIVYVDSPADFPAAQTLATDNEAAGKTAGEEMLKALEDKGITSGKIGVVSVNASTDSTVQREKGFRSAFEGTDFEVLETQYGDGDAAKSKDIAANYITEGVVGIFGGNEGSTVGTGNAIKEAGGEVIGVGFDKSDTILQLIEEGYLLATMAQNPDVMGYEGMKTAVSVLEGNSVDKDYVDTGVSVINKDALK; from the coding sequence ATGAAGAAGAAACTTTTTGCAATGGCATTAATTTTAGCATTAATCTTTGCAGCAGTAGGATGTTCAAATGGTACTGGTGCAAATAGTGATGGTAATGAAGGTAGTGAAGGAAATAAAGGAGATAAATATCAAGTTTATCTTATCACTATGGACCAAATGGACCAACACTGGGTTACTGTTGATGAAGGAGCTAAAAAAGCAGCCGATGAGTTGGGTAATGTAGATTATAAATGGCTTGCACCAGATGTGAAAGATGATGCTAAGCAAATTGAAAGCATTAATAATGCTATTGCTGGTGGAGCCCAGGCTATACTTCTTGCAGCTAATGGACCCGATGCAGTTACAGCAGCTCTTAAAGAAGCTGAAAATGAAGGAATCAAGATTGTCTATGTTGACTCCCCTGCTGATTTTCCAGCAGCTCAAACCTTAGCTACAGATAACGAAGCAGCGGGTAAAACTGCAGGAGAAGAAATGCTTAAAGCTTTGGAAGACAAGGGTATTACCTCTGGTAAAATTGGAGTTGTAAGTGTAAATGCTTCAACAGATTCAACCGTACAAAGAGAAAAAGGATTTAGATCTGCCTTTGAAGGAACAGATTTTGAAGTGCTTGAAACCCAATATGGGGATGGAGATGCAGCTAAATCAAAAGATATCGCAGCGAACTATATCACTGAAGGTGTAGTAGGAATCTTTGGAGGAAATGAAGGTTCTACCGTAGGAACAGGAAACGCTATTAAAGAAGCTGGCGGAGAAGTAATCGGCGTTGGATTTGATAAATCAGACACGATCCTACAATTGATTGAAGAAGGATATCTATTGGCGACAATGGCCCAAAATCCAGATGTTATGGGTTATGAAGGAATGAAGACTGCAGTTAGCGTACTTGAAGGCAATTCAGTGGATAAAGACTATGTGGATACAGGAGTTTCTGTAATCAATAAAGACGCATTAAAATAA
- a CDS encoding ABC transporter permease has translation MEDRKISSKLMKLFSKRGMGQVITVTAGLVVLIIVFGILNPNFFSNRNVSNLLRQIAPIILIGIGQSYVLITGNIDLSIGSVVGMSCMISATLMTKGINPWLAVLITYIASLAIGLLNGKLISKAKLPAFIATLGTMTIARGIAQIVNNNYNTDSIGSAAEGFRNFFYYGKTFGLYNTIWISLAIWLVFNFILSRTRTGRHIYAVGSNIHAAHLSGVNVSSTVTKTYLVSAVCSATVGLIITATSGMGTMDAGTTYELYAVAASVIGGVSTLGGQGILLGTIVGASIWGVLQNGLQFAGAPVAIRNIVIGIIVIISVLLDIVVRANKNNKAKTKVKVKA, from the coding sequence ATGGAAGATAGAAAAATATCGAGTAAATTGATGAAGCTCTTTTCCAAAAGAGGAATGGGGCAAGTAATTACTGTAACTGCTGGACTTGTTGTTCTTATTATTGTATTTGGAATATTAAACCCGAACTTTTTTTCCAATCGGAATGTTTCTAATCTACTAAGACAAATTGCCCCCATTATATTAATTGGTATAGGGCAGTCCTACGTATTGATTACTGGAAATATAGATTTGTCCATAGGGTCTGTTGTGGGAATGAGCTGTATGATTTCAGCCACCCTCATGACAAAGGGAATAAACCCATGGCTGGCGGTATTGATTACCTATATCGCTTCCCTTGCCATAGGCTTGCTCAACGGGAAGCTCATATCCAAGGCAAAATTACCAGCTTTTATTGCTACCTTGGGTACCATGACCATAGCCAGGGGGATTGCTCAGATTGTTAACAATAACTACAATACAGATTCTATAGGATCAGCAGCTGAGGGATTTAGAAATTTCTTTTATTATGGAAAAACCTTTGGATTATACAACACCATATGGATAAGCTTAGCCATTTGGTTAGTCTTTAACTTTATCCTTAGTAGAACCAGGACGGGAAGGCATATCTATGCAGTGGGTAGTAATATCCATGCCGCCCATCTTTCAGGAGTAAACGTATCCAGCACCGTGACCAAAACCTATCTAGTAAGTGCAGTGTGTTCAGCCACTGTAGGACTAATTATCACAGCCACTAGCGGAATGGGTACCATGGATGCCGGTACCACCTATGAGCTCTATGCAGTAGCCGCTTCTGTTATTGGGGGGGTAAGTACCCTAGGTGGCCAAGGGATACTTTTAGGAACAATTGTAGGGGCATCTATTTGGGGTGTATTACAAAATGGTCTTCAATTTGCTGGGGCTCCTGTGGCCATCAGAAACATAGTAATAGGCATTATCGTTATTATCTCTGTATTATTAGATATTGTAGTCAGAGCCAATAAAAACAATAAAGCAAAGACAAAGGTAAAGGTCAAGGCCTAA